A genome region from Anastrepha obliqua isolate idAnaObli1 chromosome 4, idAnaObli1_1.0, whole genome shotgun sequence includes the following:
- the LOC129246473 gene encoding probable peroxisomal acyl-coenzyme A oxidase 1, producing MPAPNDSLIPARVNPDLEKERRAASFSIFEFQCWWHGGAEKLKEKREIENYLFKDLRDGHLHDYLSHEDLYNLAVKDITEASQKLRKLQALRNPGGNDIWPKILYSNAVYALAPGGHPFSTHITMFIDVIFNQGTPEQIEKFGKPAANCNIIGTYAQTEIGHGTNVRGIETRAVYDRKTDEFVLNTPNLQAYKWWPGGLGHTANHAMVVAQLYIDDKHHGIQMFMVQLRDLDTHMPLPGVHIGEIGKKLGMAGVNQGFLGFTNVRIPRTNMLMRNAKVLPDGTFVASPASRLNYMTMVYTRCLIASFSSDALLQAATIATRYSAVRRQSPINANEPEPQIIDHVTQQHKLFPEIANGIVLFLAAQKVWEMYDLTLKEIAAGDYARMTDMHIISCALKVLTTTDASFGIERLRLSCGGHGYLSSTNLSTIYGNIVAAYTYEGENTVLLLQIGRYLVKSWLQLTQGKKMSQLVSYLAEMHGQRQMLQWNDTWEYLVKLLQYTAANKTRLACENLTKRVAAGQTQEEAANNTGIELTQAAELHGRQFVASVILQYVTGAKSNQRSKALNLVLENILELYLVQTVLRHMNDILRFTPINDTNLRSLQNRLEVALKKLRPDAVGICDGFDYHDRLLNSTLGSYDGNVYERLFEAAKQSPLNQKPVPDSFEKYLKPFMKSNL from the exons aaaactacCTTTTCAAGGATCTCAGAGATGGGCACCTGCACGACTACCTCTCACATGAAGATCTTTACAATCTAGCAGTGAAGGATATTACCGAAGCGTCACAAAAGTTGCGCAAATTACAAGCTCTGCGCAACCCAGGCGGCAATGATATCTGGCC GAAAATACTCTACAGCAACGCTGTTTATGCATTGGCGCCTGGTGGGCATCCGTTTTCAACGCACATCACAATGTTTATTGATGTGATTTTTAATCAGGGAACACCGgagcaaattgaaaaatttggcaaacccGCAGCAAACTGTAACATAATTGGCACCTATGCCCAAACTGAAATTGGACATGGCACAAATGTACGCGGTATTGAAACACGTGCTGTCTACGATCGCAAAACCGATGAGTTTGTGTTGAACACGCCCAATTTGCAGGCCTATAAATGGTGGCCGGGAGGAT TGGGTCACACAGCCAACCACGCCATGGTGGTAGCCCAGCTATACATCGACGACAAACACCACGGCATACAAATGTTCATGGTGCAGCTGCGCGACTTGGATACACATATGCCACTGCCGGGTGTCCATATTGGTGAAATTGGCAAGAAACTTGGCATGGCTGGTGTGAACCAGGGATTCCTTGGTTTCACGAATGTGCGCATACCACGCACAAATATGCTAATGCGCAATGCCAAGGTACTGCCGGATGGCACATTTGTCGCCAGTCCGGCATCAAGGTTGAATTATATGACTATGGTGTACACACGTTGTTTGATTGCAAGCTTTTCATCGGACGCACTATTACAAGCTGCCACTATAGCAACGCGTTACTCAGCAGTGAGGCGACAGAGTCCAATTAATGCTAA TGAACCCGAACCACAAATTATCGATCATGTAACACAGCAGCATAAACTTTTCCCCGAAATAGCCAACGGCATAGTCCTCTTTCTAGCAGCACAAAAAGTTTGGGAAATGTATGATCTTACACTAAAAGAGATCGCTGCTGGCGATTACGCGCGTATGACTGATATGCATATCATTTCGTGTGCGCTAAAGGTGCTCACCACCACAGATGCCTCATTCGGCATCGAACGTTTACGCTTGTCCTGTGGCGGTCATGGCTATCTGTCCTCAACTAATTTGAGTACCATCTACGGCAATATCGTGGCTGCATACACTTACGAGGGTGAAAATACGGTATTGCTGCTGCAAATTGGGCGTTACTTAGTAAAGTCTTGGTTACAGTTGACACAAGGCAAGAAAATGTCACAGTTAGTTTCATATCTGGCGGAAATGCATGGACAGCGTCAGATGCTGCAGTGGAACGACACTTGGGAGTACCTGGTTAAGTTACTGCAGTACACGGCGGCAAA CAAAACTCGTCTGGCTTGCGAGAATCTGACAAAACGTGTGGCAGCGGGGCAGACACAAGAGGAAGCAGCCAATAATACAGGCATTGAGCTAACACAGGCAGCAGAG CTTCACGGTCGCCAGTTTGTCGCCTCGGTCATCTTACAGTATGTCACCGGCGCTAAATCTAATCAACGTTCTAAAGCGCTCAACTTGGTATTGGAGAATATTTTAGAACTGTATTTAGTTCAAACTGTCTTACGCCATATGAACGATATACTGAGG TTTACTCCAATTAACGACACAAATCTGCGCTCTCTTCAAAATCGTCTCGAAGTAGCTTTGAAGAAATTACGCCCTGACGCAGTAGGCATTTGTGATGGGTTCGATTATCATGATCGTTTACTAAACTCAACATTAGGTAGCTACGATGGCAATGTTTATGAACGCTTATTTGAAGCGGCCAAGCAGAGTCCACTAAATCAGAAACCAGTGCCCgactcttttgaaaagtatttgaagcCCTTCATGAaatcaaatttgtaa
- the LOC129246476 gene encoding general transcription factor IIH subunit 5, giving the protein MVNVMKGVFVECDPAMKQFLLHLDETLALGRKFIIQDLDENHLFISTDIVETLQARVDDLMDRISFPLHEKEP; this is encoded by the coding sequence ATGGTGAATGTAATGAAAGGTGTTTTCGTTGAATGTGACCCGGCTATGAAACAATTTCTGCTGCATCTAGACGAAACGCTCGCATTGGGACGGAAATTCATCATACAAGATTTGGACgaaaatcatttgtttatttctacCGATATTGTGGAGACACTGCAAGCACGTGTAGACGATTTGATGGATCGCATTAGTTTTCCACTGCATGAGAAGGAACcttaa
- the LOC129246474 gene encoding zinc finger HIT domain-containing protein 1 — MTGRESNRIKDAEKKRVLDEAARQRRARKALEALEQDNFHEDPHADLVMSKKVPKFQDGIKNTKEKKAKRKGAEYYRAKYRKNFPQLLEECRQTSSDVPNYLNALAPPPNKPARRFCAVCGNFSKYTCTACGTHYCCIRCLGTHQDTRCLKWTA; from the coding sequence atgaCTGGCCGAGAATCCAACCGCATCAAGGACGCCGAAAAAAAACGCGTACTTGATGAAGCCGCACGCCAACGACGCGCACGTAAGGCGCTCGAAGCACTCGAGCAGGACAATTTCCATGAAGATCCACACGCTGATTTGGTAATGTCTAAGAAAGTGCCCAAATttcaagatggcataaaaaacaccaaagaaaaaaaagcaaagcgtAAAGGCGCCGAATACTACAGGGCGAAGTATCGAAAAAATTTTCCACAACTATTGGAAGAATGCAGGCAAACTTCTTCAGATGTGCCCAACTACTTGAACGCTTTAGCACCGCCGCCAAATAAGCCGGCACGTCGGTTCTGCGCAGtttgtggaaatttttcaaaatacacCTGCACCGCTTGCGGCACTCACTACTGTTGCATTCGTTGTCTGGGCACTCATCAGGATACACGTTGTCTCAAATGGACGGCTTAA